A region of Culicoides brevitarsis isolate CSIRO-B50_1 chromosome 1, AGI_CSIRO_Cbre_v1, whole genome shotgun sequence DNA encodes the following proteins:
- the LOC134837844 gene encoding neuroligin-4, Y-linked, translating to MLVFKLISIIYCVLQIFVNRTNGSSMDLYKNARLGTRIVQTRNGRVQGLILPLENFKFLKPVEVFLGVPYATPPVKLNRFAPTRAADPWDGVRVADKFSPVCPQRLPNILNETLALEKMPKGRLEYLKRLLPFLQNQSEDCLYLNIFSPMHASSLEQKLPVIVFLHGESFEWNSGNPFDGTVLASYGEVVVVTINYRLGILGFLNANPSPHIRARVANYGLMDQMAALHWVNQNIKLFGGDPSMVTLAGHGSGAACINFLMSSPTMVPGLFNRAILLSGSSHSSWALVEDPVIYALKLAKELNCSVPDDLFRHHEQIVDCLRDVPIENLLAIDIQPPSFLNAFGPSVDGVVIRTGHVNQEMDDAPARGPTKRSQNQPGRYDLLFGVVTGEALWRFSAHDIQNGFEGERRDKILRTYVRNAYTYHLSEIFYTIVNEYTDWERTNQHPINTRDAAVQALSDAQFVAPVVHTGDTFAPTPPQGPGSEDDESQKCFFYVFDYQTKDGDYPQRMGTVHGEDLPYVFGAPLVEGFNHFPHNYTKSEVALSEAMMIYWSNFARTGNPNEHHRQDSVLPASKERNRYRSVTWEEYDPVHQKYLEIGMKPRMKNHFRAHQLSIWLKLIPELHKAGMEDVIARHNLFKNHDDMNLYEGIVKPDSRFAFLDDSYKRRNNITELVLGAGITTMDPLPFTTCIPLGNYSGYGGGNAHATTNIANSTQDTLAGYEAAGYAAYSTALSVTIAIGCSLLILNVLIFAGVYYQRDKTRLEVKSLQKQYGQQRPGHQQSFDPIKHAHFHLGHSQSANVIVDVENHDTGALILSSTGEKSPHICSNSMQINVMKTSSPGHGGMTTGCMTTTQAQTKIPNNACYAKQQQQQQQKSSETQMPITAGVTIPIKTTQNFSGSNNNRSINTNESSFTTSVPSAGMMTLPKSSNLSMQQHMMTMQYSGNGGNTNPASCMTLPRNPATLNNTDLQQKQPPNGSVIGVHTHTLGRHPHSHSRPQQIIHQSSSCSRSNSPADNRPLLSSSSQSSSATTATISSQQQQQQQTPIPKAAMDEMRV from the exons atTTGCACCAACACGCGCTGCAGATCCTTGGGATGGCGTGCGAGTCGCCGATAAATTTAGTCCTGTGTGTCCTCAACGACTGCCAAATATCTTAAATGAAACGCTGGCATTAGAGAAAATGCCCAAAGGACGTCTCGAATACCTAAAACGTTTATTGCCTTTTTTACAGAATCAGTCGGAGGACTgtttatatttgaatattttttcaccgATGCATg CATCATCGTTAGAACAAAAATTACCAGTAATTGTATTTCTACATGGAGAATCATTTGAATGGAATAGTGGCAATCCATTTGATGGTACAGTATTAGCCAGTTACGGTGAAGTGGTTGTAGTTACTATAAATTATCGTTTAGGTATATTAG GTTTTTTAAATGCCAATCCAAGCCCGCATATTCGCGCGCGCGTAGCAAATTATGGTCTCATGGATCAAATGGCTGCCTTACATTGGGTCAATCAGAACATCAAGTTGTTCGGCGGAGACCCGTCGATGGTAACACTCGCGGGGCACGGAAGCGGCGCCGCATGCATCAATTTTCTTATGAGTTCGCCAACAATGGTGCCTGGCTTGTTCAATCGCGCAATCCTCCTTTCGGGCTCGTCGCATTCGTCATGGGCGCTGGTCGAGGATCCCGTCATTTATGCCCTCAAGTTGGCAAAGGAACTCAATTGCAGCGTGCCCGACGATCTGTTTCGGCATCACGAGCAAATTGTCGATTGTTTGCGCGACGTCCCGATCGAGAATTTGTTAGCGATCGACATTCAACCACCgagttttttaaatgcttttggCCCGTCGGTAGATGGCGTTGTGATACGAACGGGGCACGTGAATCAAGAAATGGATGATGCGCCGGCACGAGGTCCCACGAAACGATCGCAAAATCAACCGGGACGCTACGATTTGTTGTTTGGCGTCGTGACGGGCGAAGCGCTGTGGCGTTTTAGTGCGCACGACATCCAAAACGGGTTCGAGGGCGAACGGAGAGACAAAATCCTGAGAACGTATGTGAGGAATGCTTACACGTATCATCTtagcgaaattttttatacgatAGTCAACGAGTACACAGACTGGGAGCGCACGAATCAGCATCCGATCAATACGCGAGATGCGGCGGTGCAAGCCTTATCTGATGCACAATTTGTGGCGCCGGTTGTTCATACGGGCGACACTTTTGCTCCGACGCCTCCGCAAGGTCCGGGCAGCGAAGACGATGAAAgtcaaaaatgctttttttatgtcttcgaTTATCAGACGAAAGATGGCGATTATCCGCAACGCATGGGAACTGTGCATGGCGAAGATTTGCCGTATGTCTTTGGAGCGCCTCTCGTCGAAGGTTTCAATCATTTTCCGCATAACTATACGAAATCCGAAGTTGCGTTATCGGAAGCGATGATGATCTATTGGAGTAATTTTGCACGAACTGG TAATCCCAATGAGCATCATCGCCAAGACTCTGTGTTGCCCGCATCAAAGGAAAGAAATCGTTACCGAAGCGTCACGTGGGAAGAATACGACCCAGTTCACCAAAAATACTTGGaaattg GCATGAAGCCACGCATGAAAAATCACTTCCGTGCGCATCAACTCTCCATCTGGCTCAAGCTAATTCCCGAACTACACAAAGCCGGCATGGAAGATGTCATCGCCAGAcataatttattcaagaatCACGACGACATGAACTTGTACGAGGGAATTGTAAAGCCGGATTCACGATTTGCCTTTCTCGACGACAGCTACAAGCGACGCAACAACATCACGGAGCTCGTACTCGGCGCAG GAATAACAACGATGGATCCGCTGCCATTTACCACGTGCATCCCATTGGGAAATTATTCGGGTTACGGCGGCGGAAATGCACACGCAACAACCAACATTGCCAATTCCACGCAAGATACTTTAGCGGGATACGAAGCAGCTGGTTACGCTGCCTACTCGACTGCCTTATCGGTAACGATCGCCATCGGTTGTagtcttttaattttgaacgtgTTGATATTTGCCGGCGTTTACTACCAACGTGACAAGACGCGTTTAGAGGTAAAAAGTTTGCAAAAGCAGTACGGTCAACAACGCCCGGGCCATCAACAATCATTCGATCCCATTAAACATGCTCATTTTCACCTCGGGCACTCGCAAAGCGCAAATGTCATCGTCGACGTAGAAAATCACGATACCGGCGCACTCATCCTCTCGAGTACGGGGGAGAAATCGCCGCACATTTGTTCCAACTCGATGCAAATTAATGTAATGAAAACAAGTTCGCCGGGGCACGGAGGCATGACAACGGGTTGCATGACCACGACGCAGGCACAAACGAAAATCCCCAATAACGCGTGTTACGccaaacagcagcagcagcagcaacaaaaatcatcggaaacgcaaatgCCGATCACAGCGGGCGTTACAATCCCCATCAAGACGACGCAGAATTTCAGCGGGAGCAATAATAATCGGAGTATTAATACGAATGAGTCGTCTTTTACGACGTCAGTGCCGAGTGCGGGCATGATGACACTGCCAAAATCGAGTAATTTGTCAATGCAACAACATATGATGACGATGCAATATAGCGGGAATGGCGGGAACACGAATCCTGCGTCGTGCATGACGCTTCCGAGAAATCCAGCGACGTTAAATAATACAG aTTTGCAGCAGAAACAACCGCCAAATGGAAGTGTCATCGGCGTGCATACGCACACATTGGGACGACATCCGCACTCGCATTCGCGCCCGCAACAAATAATTCACCAATCGAGTAGCTGTAGTCGTAGCAATAGTCCCGCAGATAATCGCCCTCTGTTATCCTCTTCCTCGCAATCGTCGTCGGCGACAACGGCAACGATCTCgtcgcagcaacaacaacaacaacaaacccCAATCCCGAAGGCAGCCATGGATGAAATGAGAGtatga
- the LOC134827399 gene encoding protein TANC2 isoform X2: MWIRKNKGGVRRTDQIQFFDLAAIRKILENETGGSLCPSCQMPFDKGKKRKLIDTCGHERCYSCMFRNEACPICRTNNGGLQSGAITTTTTTSTNMKHDYDTGIGSTTTLMSPIGSPQPACKSHVKTNGHFSSYMQSRSEMSSPSPELGKLKRRPVKGSNDMINGSHGCLPSRGLAELTSNVATPPTRRRIFLPKNLRNPFSIKRHIATVHDNSTLSDDEGGNVKPVNLQNKSQACQDELQVRLGFFLENNPRRNMRAPVQSCSSLTSANTSPISTLTGSSEADVSRVTQESGQGCDSIGSLMSVSVSEQSNASSSPLSRRHSVTTSQAGQVEELSLFKNRKIPARRSARSGQVKGPIDPRIRFAQFRQPQINLKPIFFEVPSQESDPLFIGRQWLIRELTTTIAAPEVSGILINGNLGTGKTALMLQLVDYSCFGRRRDIPDIQENDGIYCQINVAIDRIRLLASQVVAYHFCQAEYNTTCFIPDFIHSVAAQLCQAPALAAYHEFLLSEAHLQNVLTMKECIADPDRAIKQGILEPLAALRRIGKIPAKNYIILIDALCEAEYHKPDHGDTIASFLARIVEHFPPWLKIIASVRTQMMEFTKCLPFSKINLDAWTANDCLQKDMLDYISFRVNHSPSIQGNVGSSSKDSSVAQLKFTQHLLSLTKGSFLFAKLTLDLIERRNLVIKSTSYKVLPVSLAQIYLLNFNLRFPSTTAYDKVMPILSVCLAALYPLTLVEIFYSVNALLCEMPLEWEEFLDRFKTLTGFLIKRLDNTYMFFHPSFREWLIRRDESESTKFLIDLRTGHAAIAFRLCRLQIPLDPEQTLELGHHILKAHLYRNAPPNQSPRDLQAFWVANATKCASSALCTLRNVYNPNVKVSRLLLLAGASPDFITPFLGNAPVLCIAAHEGVVSMVNLLLEYEADVHKTNSQGCTPLIFAAAKGHTDVVRQLVAAGSAVGQVDITQRSALVHAATFGHLKVVKYLIACDWNTRQNSNDITLKEAAQQACIVAAGQGHTEIVEEFLDMPEVEVDAVGQISGETALTSAAMNGRTDTLAVLLSRGADCDVRNRKELSALLLAVKEGHWGIVERLLQNSCNVEQTDMNGKTALMIAAEEGHVGIIELLLSRGATLDKSDNDGLTALCWACLRGKLQAAKRLLEEKADKQHADNTGRTPLDLAAYQGSAALVQLLIDTGALIEHVDINGMRPLDRAIACRNVQVVQVFLKRGAKLGPATWAMAAGKPEIMLILLNKLLEDGNTLYRKNRLQEASHRYQYALKKIPVPEQQVENAGTFQQLKFNFLLNLSRCKRKMDDATEAIDLATQAIELKPNSYDGYYARAKALLEVNNTADALKDAKHALERSKNQSIEIKDALIRLHEDLSKRNLERNAIYTELTDL; this comes from the exons aGTCGAAGTGAAATGTCTTCCCCATCGCCCGAATTGGGAAAATTAAAACGTCGTCCCGTCAAAGGATCAAACGACATGATCAACGGATCTCATGGATGTCTTCCATCTCGAGGTTTAGCTGAGCTCACATCTAATGTCGCAACGCCTCCAACGCGTCGTCGAATTTTCCTTCCGAAAAATCTCCGTAATCCCTTCAGCATAAAACGTCACATTGCCACAGTGCATGACAATTCGACACTTTCAG ATGACGAAGGCGGAAATGTCAAGCCCGTTAATCTTCAGAACAAATCTCAAGCGTGTCAAGATGAGCTTCAAGTGCGTTTGGgatttttcttggaaaataaTCCGAGAAGGAATATGCGAGCGCCTGTGCAATCCTGTAGTTCTCTTACGTCAGCGAATACTAGTCCAATTTCGACGTTGACGGGATCTTCGGAAGCGGATGTCTCGCGAGTTACACAAGAATCGGGGCAAGGATGCGATTCAATTGGATCGTTGATGTCGGTTTCGGTGTCGGAGCAGAGTAATGCTTCGTCGAGTCCGTTGAGTAGGAGACATTCTGTGACGA caTCCCAAGCAGGTCAAGTCGAGGAATTATCTCTCTTCAAAAACCGCAAAATCCCCGCGCGCCGATCCGCTCGTTCAGGACAAGTCAAAGGACCCATCGACCCCCGCATTCGTTTCGCCCAATTTCGTCAACCGCAGATCAACTTGAAGCCAATTTTCTTCGAAGTTCCTTCGCAAGAATCTGATCCTTTGTTCATCGGGCGTCAATGGCTCATTCGCGAACTCACAACAACAATTGCTGCTCCCGAAGTATCTGGAATTCTGATAAACGGCAATTTAGGCACCGGAAAAACCGCATTAATGCTTCAACTCGTGGATTACTCGTGTTTCGGACGACGTCGTGACATCCCCGATATCCAAGAAAACGATGGAATTTACTGCCAAATTAACGTCGCAATCGATCGAATTCGCTTATTGGCTTCGCAAGTCGTTGCTTATCACTTTTGCCAAGCCGAGTACAACACAACGTGCTTTATTCCGGATTTTATTCATTCGGTAGCAGCTCAGCTGTGTCAAGCACCCGCTTTGGCGGCATATCACGAATTTTTGCTGTCAGAAGCGCATTTGCAGAATGTATTGACGATGAAAGAATGCATCGCAGATCCCGATCGCGCGATAAAACAAGGCATTTTAGAACCCCTGGCAGCTTTAAGACGCATTGGAAAGATCCCCGCGAAGAATTACATCATCCTGATCGATGCTTTGTGTGAAGCGGAATACCATAAACCGGATCACGGCGACACAATTGCCTCATTTCTCGCCCGAATTGTCGAACATTTCCCTCCGTGGCTGAAAATTATCGCTTCCGTTCGCACCCAAATGATGGAATTCACGAAATGTTTGCCTTTTTCGAAGATAAATTTGGATGCCTGGACCGCCAACGACTGTTTACAGAAAGATATGCTCGATTATATCTCATTTCGTGTCAACCACAGTCCCTCAATTCAAGGAAATGTCGGAAGCAGTTCGAAAGATTCGAGTGTGGCTCAGTTGAAATTCACCCAACATCTGTTAAGTCTCACTAAAGGATCATTTTTGTTCGCAAAACTCACTTTAGACTTGATCGAACGACGAAATTTGGTCATAAAATCCACAAGTTATAAGGTTTTGCCGGTTTCATTGGCGCAAATTTACttgttaaactttaatttgagATTCCCATCGACCACGGCTTATGACAAAGTGATGCCAATTTTGAGTGTTTGCTTGGCGGCGTTGTACCCGTTGACGTTAGTCGAGATATTTTACTCCGTCAATGCCTTATTGTGCGAAATGCCTTTGGAATGGGAGGAATTTCTCGATCGTTTCAAGACTTTGACgggatttttgatcaaaaggCTCGACAATACTTACATGTTTTTCCATCCGTCGTTCAGGGAGTGGTTAATTCGACGTGACGAAAGTGAATctacgaaatttttgattgatctCCGAACGGGACATGCTGCGATTGCCTTTAGATTGTGTCGTTTACAAATTCCCCTCGATCCGGAACAAACCTTGGAATTGGGTCATCACATCTTGAAAGCTCATTTATATCGAAATGCGCCGCCAAATCAGTCGCCGCGTGATTTACAGGCTTTTTGGGTTGCCAATGCCACGAAATGTGCGTCATCCGCTTTATGCACTTTACGAAATGTATATAACCCGAATGTAAAAGTCTCGAGATTGTTGCTTCTCGCAGGAGCTTCTCCTGATTTTATAACGCCTTTTTTGGGAAATGCTCCAGTTTTGTGCATCGCAGCCCATGAAGGAGTTGTTTCCATGGTAAATTTGTTGCTCGAATACGAAGCTGATGTTCACAAAACCAACAGCCAAGGATGCACTCCCTTAATTTTCGCGGCGGCGAAGGGGCATACCGACGTCGTTCGTCAACTCGTTGCTGCCGGAAGTGCCGTTGGGCAAGTTGACATCACGCAACGTTCAGCTTTGGTTCATGCCGCCACTTTTGGTCATCTGAAAGTCGTGAAATATCTCATAGCATGCGATTGGAATACGCGGCAGAACTCGAATGATATCACGTTGAAGGAAGCGGCGCAACAAGCTTGTATCGTCGCTGCGGGTCAAGGTCATACGGAAATTGTCGAGGAGTTTTTGGATATGCCGGAAGTTGAAGTTGATGCAGTTGGACAAATTTCGGGAGAAACGGCGCTTACGAGTGCAGCGATGAATGGTAGAACAGATACGTTGGCGGTTTTGCTCTCACGAGGTGCTGATTGTGATGTGAGAAATAGGAAAGAACTGTCGGCGTTGTTGCTTGCAGTGAAAGAAGGTCATTGGGGAATTGTAGAAAGATTGCTGCAAAATTCGTGTAATGTTGAGCAAACCGATATGAATGGGAAAACTGCTTTGATGATCGCTGCGGAAGAAGGACATGTTGGAATTATTGAGTTGCTGCTCTCGagag GAGCAACATTGGACAAAAGTGACAACGACGGATTAACAGCTCTCTGTTGGGCCTGCTTACGCGGCAAATTACAAGCTGCCAAAAGACTTCTCGAAGAAAAAGCCGACAAACAACATGCCGACAACACAGGAAGAACTCCTCTCGACTTGGCTGCGTATCAAGGTTCAGCTGCTTTGGTGCAATTATTGATCGACACGGGTGCCTTAATTGAACATGTCGACATTAACGGCATGAGACCCCTCGATAGAGCAATCGCATGTCGAAATGTTCAAGTTGTGCAAGTATTTTTGAAACGCGGCGCTAAATTGGGACCCGCAACATGGGCAATGGCAGCTGGAAAACCCGAAATtat gttaatTCTATTGAACAAATTACTCGAAGACGGCAACACCCTGTACCGCAAAAATCGTTTGCAGGAAGCTTCACACCGCTATCAATAtgctttgaagaaaattccgGTACCTGAGCAGCAAGTTGAGAACGCTGGAACATTCCAACAActcaaattcaactttttactGAATCTTTCAAGGTGTAAGCGTAAGATGGAT gacGCTACTGAAGCCATTGACTTAGCGACGCAAGCAATCGAGCTCAAACCAAACAGCTACGACGGATATTACGCTCGTGCCAAAGCTCTCTTGGAAGTTAACAACACCGCGGATGCCTTAAAAGACGCCAAACACGCGCTGGAACGCtccaaaaatcaatcaatcgaAATCAAAGACGCCCTGATTCGTTTGCACGAAGACTTGAGTAAACGAAATCTCGAACGAAATGCCATTTATACCGAATTGACAGATTTATAA